A stretch of the Mesorhizobium huakuii genome encodes the following:
- a CDS encoding TerB family tellurite resistance protein yields the protein MAFALLDQIRSIFDGDPGVRKVADDPVLSAELLMLFRMILADGTVSESEMVAFRRICKDAFGIQETSIDAVIEYLNEFGYETNGSQAIALFRDLDVERRKQLAQHMAEIAKADSQLAESEVRLLRRTLDLLDISPVDVVKPEE from the coding sequence ATGGCATTCGCATTGCTGGACCAGATACGCTCCATCTTCGACGGCGACCCGGGCGTGCGCAAGGTCGCCGACGATCCGGTCCTGTCGGCTGAACTTCTGATGCTGTTCCGCATGATCCTCGCCGACGGGACGGTCAGCGAGAGCGAGATGGTTGCCTTCCGGCGCATCTGCAAGGATGCCTTCGGCATTCAGGAAACCAGCATCGACGCCGTCATCGAATATCTCAACGAATTCGGCTACGAAACCAACGGCTCGCAGGCGATCGCTCTGTTTCGCGATCTCGATGTCGAACGGCGCAAGCAATTGGCCCAGCACATGGCTGAGATCGCCAAGGCGGATTCGCAACTGGCCGAGAGCGAGGTGCGCTTGCTGCGCCGCACGCTCGACCTGCTCGACATCAGCCCGGTCGATGTGGTGAAGCCGGAAGAGTAG
- a CDS encoding helix-turn-helix domain-containing protein gives MPIEMQRREEQDRSIAGRFEMRRRLPDPVLDGIVTDICGYRETAPGHFRNVEYASLAVPLVISFAEPFAIGLGKAPGDNDRFASFAAGLFAGPVMIESFGTACCVQINFTPLGARRFFRLPMSELTDSMVVLDDVLGAEGMALREQLGNAPDWTARFDLAEAFVTARLASAAETPLEIAWAYDRIIASGGRTRIASIAERLGWSRKHLAEKFTDATGIGPKTLSRIVRFNRALGLSRQPTAGWADIAADCGYADQAHLVREFRDLAGETPTALVSR, from the coding sequence ATGCCGATCGAGATGCAGCGCCGGGAGGAACAGGACCGCTCCATCGCAGGGCGCTTCGAGATGCGCCGGCGCCTTCCCGATCCCGTGCTTGATGGCATCGTCACGGACATTTGCGGCTATCGCGAAACCGCACCCGGCCATTTCCGCAATGTCGAATACGCCTCGCTGGCGGTGCCGCTCGTCATCAGCTTCGCCGAACCCTTCGCCATCGGCCTCGGCAAGGCGCCCGGCGACAATGACCGCTTCGCCAGTTTCGCCGCCGGGCTTTTCGCCGGACCGGTGATGATCGAATCCTTCGGTACCGCCTGCTGCGTGCAGATCAACTTCACGCCGCTTGGCGCACGCCGTTTCTTCCGCTTGCCGATGAGCGAACTGACCGACAGCATGGTCGTCCTCGACGACGTGCTGGGCGCTGAGGGTATGGCGCTTCGCGAACAGCTTGGCAATGCACCGGACTGGACGGCGCGTTTCGACCTTGCCGAAGCCTTCGTCACCGCGCGTCTCGCCAGCGCCGCCGAAACGCCGCTCGAAATCGCCTGGGCCTATGACCGCATCATCGCATCGGGCGGCCGAACCCGCATTGCATCGATCGCCGAGAGACTGGGCTGGAGCCGCAAGCACCTCGCCGAAAAATTTACCGACGCAACCGGCATCGGCCCCAAGACGCTGTCGCGCATCGTTCGCTTCAACCGGGCGCTCGGCCTGTCACGACAGCCGACGGCCGGCTGGGCCGATATCGCCGCCGATTGCGGCTATGCCGATCAGGCGCATCTGGTGCGCGAGTTCCGCGACCTTGCCGGCGAGACGCCGACGGCACTTGTCAGCAGGTAA
- a CDS encoding VOC family protein: MIEWLCEAFGFSVRARYGEGDVVHHAELVFGASMIMLGSARDDDYGKMVGEPGTGGGKSIYVAVDDADTAYARAKKAGATIIQELTDRDYGSREFICRDPEGSVWSFGTYWPKAGDKG; the protein is encoded by the coding sequence ATGATCGAGTGGCTCTGCGAAGCCTTCGGCTTCAGCGTCCGCGCCCGCTACGGCGAAGGCGATGTCGTGCACCATGCCGAACTGGTCTTCGGCGCCTCGATGATCATGCTGGGCAGTGCGCGCGATGACGATTACGGCAAGATGGTCGGCGAACCCGGCACCGGCGGCGGCAAGTCGATCTATGTCGCCGTCGACGATGCCGATACCGCCTATGCCAGGGCGAAAAAGGCTGGCGCGACGATCATCCAGGAACTGACCGACCGCGACTATGGCAGCCGCGAATTCATCTGCCGCGATCCGGAAGGCAGCGTCTGGTCGTTTGGTACCTACTGGCCGAAGGCGGGAGACAAGGGCTGA
- a CDS encoding cobyric acid synthase, with protein sequence MAKAIMLQGTGSDVGKTVLVAGLCRAAKKRGLKVRPFKPQNMSNNAAVADIPGDNNQGGGEIGRAQWLQAIACGVAPSVHMNPVLLKPQTDVGAQVIVQGKVFGEARARDYQALKGRLMDAVLDSWGKVGEDADLVIVEGAGSPAEINLRSRDIANMGFATRANVPVVLVGDIDRGGVIASVAGTHLILPEEDRRMIVGYLINKFRGDVSLFDDGLKAIENFTGWRCFGVVPWLTAAARLPSEDSVVLERLASGEARALKVAVPMLGRIANFDDLDPLKAEPQVEVVFVPPGKPLPEDAGLVVIPGSKSTIGDLLKFRENGWDRDLAAHRKRGGHVVGICGGFQMLGHRVRDPDGIEGSVTETEGLGLLDIETVMEPEKTVRNVSARSVQFDLPLEGYEIHLGRTTGPDTMRPSAIINGVADGAISADGKVLGTYMHGLFGADGFRGKFLESLGIKGGGIDYRADVERALDDVAAELETHLDCDAIFALAR encoded by the coding sequence ATGGCCAAAGCGATCATGCTGCAAGGCACGGGTTCGGATGTCGGCAAGACGGTGCTGGTCGCCGGCCTCTGCCGCGCCGCGAAGAAGCGCGGCCTGAAGGTGCGGCCGTTCAAGCCGCAGAACATGTCGAACAATGCGGCGGTCGCCGATATTCCCGGTGACAACAACCAAGGCGGCGGCGAGATCGGCCGCGCGCAATGGCTGCAGGCGATCGCTTGCGGCGTCGCGCCATCGGTGCACATGAACCCGGTGCTGCTCAAGCCTCAGACCGATGTCGGCGCGCAGGTCATCGTCCAGGGCAAGGTGTTCGGCGAGGCGCGGGCGCGCGACTACCAGGCGCTGAAGGGCCGCCTGATGGATGCGGTGCTGGATTCTTGGGGCAAGGTCGGCGAGGACGCCGATCTGGTCATCGTCGAGGGCGCCGGCTCGCCGGCGGAAATCAATTTGCGCAGCCGCGACATCGCCAATATGGGCTTTGCCACGCGTGCCAATGTACCGGTGGTGCTGGTCGGCGACATCGATCGCGGCGGCGTTATCGCTTCGGTCGCCGGCACGCATCTGATCCTGCCGGAAGAGGACCGGCGCATGATCGTCGGCTACCTCATCAACAAGTTCCGTGGCGATGTTTCGCTGTTCGATGACGGTTTGAAGGCGATCGAGAATTTCACCGGCTGGCGCTGCTTTGGCGTCGTGCCGTGGCTGACGGCGGCGGCGCGGCTGCCGTCGGAGGATTCGGTGGTGCTGGAACGCCTGGCGTCGGGTGAGGCGCGGGCACTGAAGGTGGCGGTGCCGATGCTCGGCCGTATCGCCAATTTCGACGATCTCGACCCGCTCAAGGCCGAGCCTCAGGTCGAGGTGGTTTTCGTGCCGCCGGGAAAACCGCTGCCGGAGGATGCCGGGCTGGTGGTCATTCCCGGCTCGAAGTCTACCATTGGCGATCTCCTGAAATTTCGCGAGAATGGCTGGGACCGGGATCTGGCAGCACACCGCAAGCGCGGCGGCCATGTCGTCGGCATTTGCGGCGGTTTTCAGATGCTTGGCCACCGCGTGCGCGATCCCGATGGCATCGAAGGCAGCGTCACCGAGACCGAAGGGCTTGGCCTGCTCGATATCGAAACGGTCATGGAGCCGGAGAAGACGGTGCGCAATGTCAGCGCGCGCTCGGTACAATTCGACCTACCCCTCGAAGGCTACGAAATCCATCTCGGCCGCACCACCGGTCCGGACACGATGCGGCCGTCGGCGATCATCAATGGCGTCGCGGATGGCGCGATCTCGGCTGATGGCAAGGTCTTGGGCACCTATATGCATGGCCTGTTCGGTGCCGATGGCTTTCGCGGGAAGTTCCTCGAAAGCCTCGGCATCAAGGGCGGCGGCATCGACTACCGCGCCGACGTCGAACGGGCGCTGGACGACGTCGCGGCCGAGCTGGAAACCCATCTCGACTGCGACGCGATTTTCGCGTTGGCGCGGTAA
- a CDS encoding isobutyryl-CoA dehydrogenase yields the protein MDAAVDASTSQFELNEEQRAIQEMAQAFAADRVAPNALDWDRRKHFPADVIRETGPLGLGGIYVRDDVGGSALGRLDAVLIFEALSQADPGFSSFISIHNMVASMIDRFGNDEQRQRFLPKLTSMEWLASYCLTEPGSGSDAAALKTRAAKSGGDYVLNGTKQFISGAGDSDVYAVMVRTGADGPKGISAIVVPKDAPGLSFGANEHKMGWHMQSTRQVIFEDCKVPAENLLSGEGAGFGIAMAGLDGGRLNIAACSLGGAQSALDKALSYTAERKAFGSKINQFQALQFRLADMETELQAARIFLYAAVSKLDRKAPDAGKWSAMAKRFVTDTGFNVANDALQLLGGYGYLHDYGIEKLVRDLRVHQILEGTNEIMRVIIARALIGR from the coding sequence ATGGACGCCGCGGTCGATGCGAGCACCAGCCAGTTCGAACTCAACGAGGAACAGCGCGCCATCCAGGAGATGGCGCAGGCATTCGCCGCCGACCGCGTCGCGCCGAATGCGCTCGACTGGGATCGCAGGAAGCATTTCCCGGCCGACGTGATCCGCGAGACCGGGCCGCTCGGCCTCGGCGGCATCTATGTCAGGGACGATGTCGGTGGCTCCGCGCTCGGCCGGCTCGACGCCGTGCTGATCTTCGAGGCACTGTCGCAAGCCGATCCGGGCTTCTCGTCCTTCATCTCGATCCACAACATGGTGGCTTCGATGATCGATCGTTTCGGCAATGACGAGCAGCGCCAGCGCTTCCTGCCGAAGCTGACCTCGATGGAATGGCTGGCCAGCTACTGCCTGACCGAACCGGGCTCCGGCTCCGATGCCGCGGCACTCAAGACACGCGCGGCGAAAAGCGGCGGCGACTATGTGCTCAACGGCACCAAGCAATTCATCTCGGGCGCCGGCGACAGCGATGTTTATGCCGTGATGGTGCGCACCGGCGCCGACGGGCCGAAAGGCATCTCCGCCATCGTCGTGCCGAAAGATGCGCCCGGCCTCTCCTTCGGCGCCAACGAGCACAAGATGGGCTGGCACATGCAGTCGACGCGCCAGGTCATTTTCGAGGACTGCAAGGTGCCGGCAGAGAATCTGCTATCCGGTGAAGGCGCCGGTTTCGGCATCGCCATGGCCGGGCTCGATGGCGGCCGGCTGAACATCGCCGCCTGTTCGCTGGGCGGCGCGCAGTCGGCGCTCGACAAGGCACTGTCCTACACCGCCGAGCGCAAGGCCTTCGGCTCGAAGATCAACCAGTTCCAGGCGCTGCAGTTCAGGCTGGCCGACATGGAGACCGAGCTGCAGGCGGCGCGCATCTTTCTCTATGCCGCCGTCTCGAAGCTCGACCGCAAGGCGCCCGATGCCGGCAAATGGTCGGCCATGGCCAAGCGCTTCGTCACCGACACCGGCTTCAACGTCGCCAACGACGCGCTGCAATTGCTGGGCGGTTACGGCTATCTGCATGACTACGGCATCGAGAAACTGGTGCGCGACCTGCGCGTCCACCAGATTCTCGAAGGCACCAACGAGATCATGCGCGTCATTATCGCGCGCGCCCTGATCGGCCGCTGA
- the mmsB gene encoding 3-hydroxyisobutyrate dehydrogenase produces MTTIAFIGLGNMGNPMAANLVKAGHAVNGFDLVPENLTVAKEHGVTIMANALAAVKDADVVITMLPAGKHVLSVYEDIAAKAKKGALFIDSSTIDVDSARKAHAIAAKHGLLSIDAPVSGGTGGAAAGTLTFMAGGSNDAFAAAEPILKPMAGRIVHCGGDGAGQAAKICNNMILGISMIGVAEAFVLAEKLGLSHQALFDVASTSSGQCWSLTTYCPVPGPVPTSPANRDYRPGFAAALMLKDLKLSQEAAQSAGAVTPLGAEAAQLYALFNAQGHGGADFSGIINFLRGDPA; encoded by the coding sequence ATGACGACGATCGCCTTCATCGGCCTCGGTAACATGGGCAATCCAATGGCCGCCAATCTGGTCAAAGCTGGACATGCGGTGAATGGTTTCGACCTGGTGCCGGAAAACCTCACCGTCGCCAAAGAACATGGCGTGACGATCATGGCGAACGCCTTGGCCGCAGTGAAGGACGCCGATGTGGTGATCACCATGCTGCCCGCCGGCAAGCACGTGCTGTCGGTCTACGAAGACATCGCGGCCAAGGCAAAAAAGGGCGCGCTGTTCATCGATTCCTCGACCATTGATGTGGACTCGGCGCGCAAGGCGCATGCGATTGCCGCGAAGCATGGGCTGCTCTCCATCGACGCACCCGTCTCCGGCGGCACCGGAGGTGCGGCAGCCGGCACGCTGACCTTCATGGCTGGCGGCTCCAACGATGCCTTCGCCGCCGCCGAACCGATCCTGAAGCCGATGGCCGGGCGCATCGTCCATTGCGGCGGCGACGGTGCCGGCCAGGCGGCAAAGATCTGCAACAACATGATCCTCGGCATTTCGATGATCGGCGTCGCCGAGGCCTTCGTGCTGGCCGAAAAGCTCGGCCTGTCGCATCAGGCACTGTTCGACGTCGCCTCGACCTCGTCAGGCCAATGCTGGTCCTTGACCACCTACTGCCCCGTGCCCGGCCCGGTGCCGACCTCGCCCGCCAACAGGGACTACAGGCCGGGCTTTGCCGCGGCCCTTATGCTGAAAGACCTGAAATTGTCCCAGGAAGCCGCACAGAGCGCGGGCGCCGTGACCCCACTTGGCGCCGAGGCGGCGCAGCTCTACGCCCTGTTCAACGCCCAAGGGCATGGCGGCGCCGATTTCTCCGGCATAATTAATTTTCTCAGGGGTGACCCGGCGTAA
- a CDS encoding cytochrome c oxidase assembly factor Coa1 family protein, translating to MAGQPLNQPAEIPPELDRWNWGAFFLNWIWGIGNSTFIALLALIPVVNLIMIFVLGARGSRWAWQNRAWRDADQFRKTQRNWAIAGLVVWVVGIGGCAASVGSVPYLLKGSDAYHMTMDAIRADTRVKTAIGDDVTDNFWVGGSLNVNANGAGDAQFSIPVHGAKGKGTVFSHLVRNAGTWSMRLLVLRVDGVDAPIVLTNEDHVPIPNAAIGI from the coding sequence ATGGCCGGACAACCGCTCAACCAGCCCGCTGAAATTCCGCCCGAACTCGATCGCTGGAATTGGGGCGCCTTCTTCCTCAACTGGATCTGGGGCATCGGCAACAGCACTTTCATCGCGTTGCTGGCACTGATCCCGGTCGTCAACCTCATCATGATCTTCGTGCTTGGCGCCCGTGGCAGCCGCTGGGCCTGGCAGAACCGGGCCTGGCGCGACGCGGACCAGTTCCGCAAGACGCAGCGCAACTGGGCGATCGCCGGGCTGGTTGTCTGGGTGGTGGGGATCGGCGGTTGCGCGGCGTCGGTCGGCAGCGTTCCCTACCTTCTCAAAGGCAGTGATGCCTATCACATGACCATGGATGCCATTCGCGCCGACACGCGTGTGAAAACTGCTATTGGCGACGACGTGACCGACAATTTCTGGGTTGGCGGCAGTCTCAACGTCAACGCGAACGGCGCGGGCGACGCCCAGTTCAGCATTCCCGTCCATGGCGCCAAGGGCAAGGGCACCGTGTTTTCCCATCTGGTTCGCAATGCAGGCACATGGAGCATGCGCCTGCTGGTGCTCAGAGTGGATGGGGTGGATGCGCCGATTGTATTGACCAACGAAGATCATGTGCCAATTCCGAACGCGGCGATCGGAATATAG
- a CDS encoding aspartate aminotransferase family protein, whose amino-acid sequence MTYQNYSLKQLQQIDAAHHLHPFTDHKELREAGSRIITHASGPFIYDSEGAELLDGMAGLWCVNIGYGRDELAEAAYAQMKELPYYNSFFKCSTPTPVLLSKKLAEIAPKNVNQVFYGSSGSEANDTALRLVRHYWVIEGKPEKNRIISRKMAYHGSTIAGTSLGGMDAMHKQLNGAVPNIVHVMMPYAYELALPGESDHDFGLRAAKSVEDAILEAGADKVAAFIGEPVMGAGGVKIPPASYWPEVQRICRKYDVLLMLDEVITGYGRTGEWFAAQTFGIEPDTITTAKALTSGYQPLSALLVGDRITSTLVEKGGEFNHGYTYSGHPVACAVALKNLEIIEQEGLVDRVRNDTGPYFAKALQERIAGHDLVGEVRSIGLMGAIEIVKDKATKERFLPSGSAAVTVRDHAIANGMMLRATGDTMILSPPLIWTRDTIDMACERIGKALDLAQADLRKR is encoded by the coding sequence ATGACCTATCAGAATTATTCGCTGAAGCAGCTTCAGCAGATCGACGCCGCGCATCATCTCCATCCCTTCACCGACCACAAGGAATTGCGTGAGGCGGGTTCGCGCATCATCACCCACGCCAGTGGGCCGTTCATCTACGATTCCGAAGGGGCGGAACTGCTCGACGGCATGGCCGGCCTGTGGTGCGTCAATATCGGCTATGGCCGCGACGAACTGGCCGAGGCCGCCTATGCGCAGATGAAGGAACTGCCTTACTACAATTCCTTCTTCAAATGCTCGACACCGACGCCGGTGCTGTTGTCCAAGAAGCTGGCGGAAATCGCGCCGAAGAACGTCAACCAGGTATTTTATGGTTCCTCCGGCTCGGAGGCCAACGACACCGCCTTGCGTCTTGTCCGCCACTATTGGGTGATCGAGGGTAAGCCGGAGAAGAACCGCATCATCTCGCGCAAGATGGCCTATCACGGCTCGACCATCGCCGGCACCTCGCTCGGCGGCATGGATGCCATGCACAAGCAGCTCAATGGCGCCGTGCCCAACATCGTCCATGTGATGATGCCCTATGCCTATGAGCTGGCGCTGCCGGGCGAGAGTGATCATGATTTTGGCCTGCGCGCGGCCAAATCGGTCGAGGACGCCATCCTCGAGGCCGGTGCCGACAAGGTCGCAGCTTTCATCGGCGAGCCGGTGATGGGCGCGGGCGGCGTCAAGATACCGCCGGCGAGCTACTGGCCGGAAGTGCAGCGCATCTGCCGCAAATATGATGTGCTTTTGATGCTCGACGAGGTCATCACCGGCTACGGCCGCACCGGTGAATGGTTCGCGGCGCAGACCTTCGGCATCGAACCGGACACCATCACCACGGCCAAGGCGCTGACCTCGGGTTACCAGCCGCTGTCGGCGCTGCTGGTCGGTGACCGCATCACCTCGACGCTGGTCGAGAAGGGCGGCGAGTTCAACCACGGCTACACCTATTCCGGACACCCCGTGGCGTGCGCCGTGGCCTTGAAGAACCTGGAGATCATCGAGCAGGAAGGGCTGGTCGATCGCGTCAGGAACGACACCGGACCTTATTTCGCCAAGGCCCTGCAGGAGCGCATTGCCGGGCATGACCTGGTCGGCGAGGTGCGTTCGATCGGGCTGATGGGTGCGATCGAGATCGTCAAGGACAAGGCGACCAAGGAACGGTTCCTGCCCTCGGGAAGTGCAGCGGTGACGGTGCGCGACCATGCGATCGCCAACGGCATGATGCTGCGCGCCACCGGCGACACGATGATCCTGTCGCCGCCGCTGATCTGGACCCGCGACACGATCGACATGGCCTGCGAGCGGATCGGCAAGGCACTGGATCTGGCACAGGCAGATCTGCGCAAGCGGTGA
- a CDS encoding capsid protein, translating into MAPAMTFVCTFGVAVTPSPRTLRAELLRLCARIGYSPPASL; encoded by the coding sequence ATGGCTCCTGCTATGACCTTTGTCTGCACGTTCGGGGTCGCGGTGACACCGTCACCGCGCACGCTGCGCGCGGAGCTTTTGCGGCTGTGCGCCCGCATCGGTTATTCACCGCCTGCCAGCCTCTGA
- a CDS encoding prolyl oligopeptidase family serine peptidase codes for MTKPIAKPEASIEDPFLWLEDRTSKKSLDWVHGQNEITTGELQGDPSYQASFETALDLMTAEDNIAVGAAIAGHVYNFWQDKTNALGLWRRTTVASYKTEKPVWETIIDFDQLAAKEGIKWVFSGASRLYPDFSRCLLSMSPDGGDASEMREFDIETKSFVEGGYHARASKSGFSWLDKETVIVSAAFEEADKTESGYPRVIKLWKRGTKLEDATPIFEAQTEDLAAGAGVEFDGDKRHVFLARAIDFFASHSFLHLPSGENRRIPLPDDVTDTSLFKDQLLFGVRTPWTAPDGTACQPDGLYSLDFAHWIETGSFGAIETLLAPAYRVSIAGIARTQDRLFISLMDNVRGKVLVCERKGGAWSLKPVALPENGTVGISHAEHFGSSVSFSFTDFLTPSSIIWSDDDGETLETVKSQPARFDAAPLISEQFEARSKDGTMIPYFVVRRSDQKGPVPTLLYGYGGFEVPLLPGYAGVRGRLWLEKGNAYVQACIRGGGEFGPAWHQAALKGNRQNGFDDFAAVAEDVVRRGIATASSLGIQGGSNGGLLTGVSLTQHPELFGAVIIDVPLLDMLRYTELPPGASWMAEYGDPSKPEDVKWLSAYSPYQHVKANAVYPPVLLTTSTADDRVHPGHARKMAARLQEAGHVGTLFFEETEGGHGGRGDRRPQAAQTAMKYVFLQRALSAKA; via the coding sequence ATGACCAAGCCCATCGCCAAGCCAGAAGCCAGCATCGAAGATCCCTTTCTCTGGCTGGAGGACAGGACCAGCAAAAAGTCTCTCGACTGGGTGCATGGCCAGAACGAGATCACGACCGGCGAGTTGCAGGGCGATCCGTCCTATCAGGCGTCGTTCGAGACGGCGCTCGACCTGATGACGGCCGAGGACAACATCGCCGTCGGCGCGGCAATCGCCGGCCATGTCTATAATTTCTGGCAGGACAAGACCAATGCGCTCGGCTTGTGGCGCCGCACGACCGTCGCTTCCTACAAAACCGAGAAGCCGGTCTGGGAAACGATCATCGACTTCGACCAGCTTGCTGCGAAGGAGGGCATAAAATGGGTGTTCAGCGGCGCCAGCCGGCTCTATCCGGATTTCAGCCGCTGCCTGCTGTCAATGTCGCCCGATGGCGGCGACGCCAGCGAGATGCGTGAGTTCGATATCGAAACCAAGTCGTTCGTAGAAGGCGGATATCACGCGCGAGCCTCGAAGTCGGGCTTCAGTTGGCTGGACAAGGAAACCGTCATCGTCTCAGCGGCCTTCGAGGAAGCTGATAAGACCGAGTCCGGTTATCCGCGCGTGATCAAGCTCTGGAAGCGCGGCACCAAGCTCGAAGACGCGACGCCGATCTTCGAGGCGCAGACAGAGGATCTCGCCGCCGGAGCCGGCGTCGAATTCGACGGCGACAAGCGTCACGTGTTTCTGGCGCGGGCGATCGATTTCTTCGCATCGCACAGTTTCCTGCATCTCCCGTCCGGTGAAAACAGGCGCATTCCGCTGCCCGACGATGTCACCGACACATCGCTTTTCAAGGACCAGCTTTTGTTCGGGGTGCGCACGCCATGGACGGCGCCGGACGGTACAGCCTGTCAGCCGGACGGGCTTTACTCGCTCGATTTCGCGCACTGGATCGAAACCGGCAGTTTCGGCGCCATCGAGACTCTTCTGGCGCCGGCCTATCGCGTGTCGATCGCCGGCATTGCCCGCACACAGGACCGGCTGTTCATCAGCCTGATGGACAATGTGCGCGGCAAGGTGCTCGTCTGCGAGCGAAAGGGTGGCGCCTGGTCGCTGAAGCCGGTCGCGCTGCCTGAGAACGGCACTGTCGGCATCAGCCATGCCGAGCATTTCGGCTCAAGCGTTTCTTTCTCCTTCACGGATTTCCTGACGCCGAGCTCGATCATCTGGTCGGATGATGATGGCGAGACGCTGGAGACGGTAAAGTCGCAACCGGCGCGGTTCGATGCCGCGCCGCTGATCTCGGAGCAGTTCGAGGCGCGCTCGAAGGACGGCACGATGATCCCGTATTTCGTCGTCAGGCGAAGCGATCAGAAGGGGCCGGTGCCGACGCTGCTCTACGGCTATGGCGGCTTCGAAGTGCCGCTCTTGCCCGGCTATGCCGGCGTGCGCGGCAGGCTGTGGCTGGAGAAGGGCAATGCCTATGTGCAGGCCTGCATCCGTGGCGGCGGCGAGTTCGGGCCAGCCTGGCATCAGGCGGCGCTGAAAGGCAATCGCCAGAACGGTTTTGACGATTTCGCCGCGGTGGCCGAGGATGTCGTCAGGCGCGGCATCGCGACGGCAAGCTCGCTCGGCATCCAGGGTGGCTCGAATGGCGGCCTGCTGACCGGCGTTTCGCTGACGCAGCATCCGGAGCTGTTCGGCGCCGTCATCATCGACGTGCCGCTGCTCGACATGCTGCGCTACACCGAATTGCCGCCCGGCGCCTCCTGGATGGCCGAATATGGCGATCCGTCGAAGCCGGAAGATGTGAAATGGCTGTCCGCCTATTCGCCCTACCAGCACGTCAAGGCCAATGCTGTCTATCCGCCGGTGCTGCTGACGACCTCGACCGCTGATGACCGCGTCCATCCCGGCCATGCGCGCAAGATGGCCGCCCGCCTTCAGGAGGCCGGGCACGTCGGGACGCTGTTCTTCGAGGAAACCGAGGGCGGACATGGCGGGCGTGGCGACCGCCGGCCTCAGGCGGCGCAGACGGCGATGAAATATGTCTTCCTGCAGCGGGCGCTGAGCGCCAAGGCATAG
- a CDS encoding MFS transporter encodes MAATDSETGEAMQWAAITGVIATVSVFAIAQGLSYPLLSFILQRQGVSPAMIGLSAAMTPIGFIVSSPLIPALARRFGAGRTALICAALSAVVLALIGWTQNVYLWFPLRFLIGVVTNPLYVLSEIWVIALAPQARRGRIMGVYSTIISAGFAAGPLCLLAVGTQGWPPFLVGICAFVLCGICLASVLPRLPKVDEAGHRVSVLGFVPMAWLLLFAVIVAAGFEQGALALLPVYGTHYGIAEVRMSALLSMMIAGNIAMQVPLGLLAERLTARLVRLACVSLTVLGCALLPLLIETPLIWPMIFVWGAVSYGIYTMSIIELGERFTGSTLVAGNAAFSLMWGVGGIAVPPLAGTAMDILGARGLPITLGLMCLVLAVASVAGRGKA; translated from the coding sequence ATGGCCGCGACGGATTCGGAAACTGGCGAAGCAATGCAATGGGCGGCGATCACCGGCGTGATCGCGACCGTCTCGGTGTTCGCCATCGCGCAGGGCCTGTCCTATCCGCTGCTGAGCTTCATCCTGCAGCGGCAGGGCGTCTCGCCGGCGATGATCGGCCTGTCGGCGGCGATGACGCCGATCGGCTTCATCGTCTCGTCGCCGCTGATCCCGGCGCTGGCGCGGCGGTTCGGGGCAGGGCGCACGGCGCTCATTTGTGCGGCGCTCTCGGCCGTCGTGCTGGCGCTGATCGGCTGGACGCAGAATGTCTATCTCTGGTTTCCGCTGCGCTTCCTGATCGGCGTGGTGACCAATCCGCTCTATGTGTTGAGCGAAATCTGGGTGATCGCACTGGCGCCGCAGGCGCGGCGAGGGCGCATCATGGGCGTCTATTCGACGATCATCTCGGCCGGCTTCGCGGCCGGGCCGCTTTGCCTGCTTGCCGTCGGCACGCAGGGGTGGCCGCCCTTCCTCGTCGGTATTTGCGCCTTCGTGCTGTGCGGCATCTGCCTGGCTTCGGTGCTGCCGCGCCTGCCGAAGGTGGACGAAGCGGGGCATCGGGTTTCCGTCCTGGGCTTCGTGCCGATGGCGTGGCTGCTTCTGTTCGCGGTCATCGTGGCTGCGGGTTTCGAACAGGGGGCGCTGGCCTTGCTGCCGGTCTATGGCACCCACTATGGCATCGCGGAAGTCCGCATGTCGGCGCTGCTGTCGATGATGATCGCCGGCAATATCGCCATGCAGGTGCCGCTCGGCCTGCTGGCGGAGAGGCTGACCGCGCGCCTGGTGCGGCTTGCCTGTGTTTCCTTGACGGTGCTCGGATGCGCGCTGCTGCCGCTTCTCATCGAAACGCCGCTGATCTGGCCGATGATCTTTGTCTGGGGCGCGGTTTCCTATGGCATCTACACGATGTCGATCATCGAGCTTGGCGAGCGCTTCACCGGCTCGACGCTGGTCGCCGGCAACGCTGCCTTTTCGCTGATGTGGGGCGTCGGCGGCATCGCGGTGCCGCCGTTGGCTGGCACCGCCATGGACATACTGGGCGCAAGAGGCCTGCCGATCACGCTTGGCCTCATGTGCCTGGTCCTGGCGGTCGCGAGCGTCGCCGGTCGCGGGAAGGCCTGA